The DNA sequence GGGAGGCGTCCAGCCGCCCTCCCTTTTCCATGGGCGTTCCTAACTGCAACCCCAAGGCCTGCGTCGACGTAAAGAGCCGTGTGGGTTGGCTTCCGCCCCGGCACGAGCGGTGGCTCGATCAAATCTCTCCGGTAGGGTTTCCCGATGAAAGCAAAGTGGTTCCTGGTCGCCTTAGCGCTCGCCTCGACTCCGGGGTGGGCTCTGGCCGACCGGGCCTGGCGTGAGCAGAGCCGCCGCGAGGTGCCGGCGGACGGGCTGAGCACCCTGGTCGTCGACAACGCCCGGGGCCGCATCGACGTCCGACCCAGCGCGGATGGCAAGCTTCGCATCACCGCCCTCAAGATCGCCCGCGCCGCCACCGAGGCCGAAGCGAAGAAGATCGCGGCCACCGCCGCCGTCGAGCTCCAGCGCGATGGAGCGCGCTACGTGGTCAAGGTCAAGTACCCGCGCAAAGAGTCCGTGCACGTGAACTTCTGGGAGGGATTCGATCTCTCCGTCCCGCGGCTCGAGGTGCGGCTCGCGGTGGAAGTGCCCGCCGCGCTCGCGGTGCAGCTCCACGCCAGCAGCGGGGATATCTTCACCCAGGACCTGCGCGGGGAGCAGCGGCTGCGCGCTTCCAGCGGGGATGTCTCCGTCGACGGCGCCACCGGGCCGGTGGACGTGGTGACGTCGAGCGGCGACGTCGAGCTCATGGATCCGCGGTCGGCGCGTGTCACGACCAGCAGCGGCGACGTCGAGATCTCGGGAAGCCCCAATGTGCTGGCGGTGAGCACCAGCAGCGGTGACGTGGACATCGACGACGTCTCCGACTCGATCCGCGTCGAGACCACGAGCGGCGACGTCAGCATCGAGAGCGCGGCACGTGGGGCGACCGTCAGCACGTCGAGCGGCGAGGTGCGGATTGGCTCGACCGCGGGCCGGCTCTCGATCACGACCGTGAGCGGCGAGATCAAGACCCACGTCACGGCGCCACTGCAGGATGCGACCTTCGTCACTTCGAGCGGCGATATCCGGCTGGGACTCGATTCTCGTGTAGGGTGCCGGGTGGAGATGCGGACCTCCAGCGGATCCCTCGACCTCGGCGTGCCGGTTCGCACGCAGACGCTGACCCGCCGGCTCGTGACCGGCGTGATTCGCGATGGCTCCGCACCGGTCCGGATGAAGAGCGCGTCCGGCAGCATCGCCGTGGTCTCGGGAGAGCCATGATCATGCGTCCTTCTCGCAGGCCTCTGGCGGCTCTTGCGGGGTTCTTCTTCCTCGCCGCCGGCTCGTGGTTGCTCCCGGCCTCCGGCCTTGCGCCGGAATCGGACGGCGCGGCCTGGGCGCAGGAGGTGATGAAGTTCGAGCCGGTTCCTTCCGAGAGCGTGGCCGCGATGGAGCGCCGTCGTGCCGAGCGGCGGGCGCGCGACGCGGAGCGCCGCGCGGAAGAGCTTCGCCGCGCGCTGCCCGCACCGCCCCACCCTCCCGAGCTTCCCGTGCCACCGGAGCCTCCCGAGCCGCCGGAGCCCCCGGAGGACTTCAGCCACGCCGGGGACGTGGTGCGGATCGGCTCGGACATTCACATCGAGAAGGGGCAGACCGTCGAAGGCGACGTGTTCGCGCTGCGCGGCGACATCCAGGTCGATGGCCACGTCAAGGGCAACGTCGCGGCCACCGGCGGCAACGTCATCCTCGGCCCCACGGCGCGAGTCGACGGCGACGTGATGTGCATCGGCGGCAAGCTCGAGGAGGCTTCAGGGGCACGCGTGGGCGGCCAGCGGGTCACGGCCCTCCGAGGGTCGGGCACGAAGATCACACGCATCAGGAACAGGCTGGGCGATCACGACATCGACACCGACAGGGACTTCAATCTCTTCCCCGACCGCGACGTCAAGCATCTGACCTTCGCGATGTCCTGGCTGCTGGTCGCGCTCGGCGTGGCATGGGGAATCGGCAAGTTCGCTCCGACCCGCACGCAGGTCGCGCTCGACACGCTTCGTCAGGAGCCGGGCCTGACGCTGGCGATCGGCCTCGGCACGATCCTGATGCTGGTGCCTTCGGTGGTGGCGCTGGCGCTGGTGGTCGCCATCCTCTGCATCACGATCATCGGCATTCCCCTGGCGCTCGGCGCGCTGGTCGCGTACGCGGGGCTCATCGTCGTGCTGGCGATGTGGGGATACATCGTCGGCGTCATGCCACTCGGTCAGCGCGCGGTTCAGCGTCTCGGCCGTTCCGTCACGCCGGTCCAGGTGGCGGTGTTCGGCGTGCTGCTCGTCTCCGGGTTGCGAGTGGTCAGCGAGTTCCTGCGCTTCGTGCCATTCTTCGGCTGGTTCGGCAAGCTCCTGTGGGTGGTGGCGTTCATGATCGCCGCCGTGGCGACGCTCATGGGCGCGGGCGCTCTGCTACGCACCAAGTTCGGACAGGGACGCGACGCCCGCTGGTGGCCGCTCTTCAGGTTCGGCCGCGCCGGCTCTGCGCCCGAGGCCGCGACGGTGTCGCCTC is a window from the Candidatus Eisenbacteria bacterium genome containing:
- a CDS encoding DUF4097 family beta strand repeat-containing protein, translated to MKAKWFLVALALASTPGWALADRAWREQSRREVPADGLSTLVVDNARGRIDVRPSADGKLRITALKIARAATEAEAKKIAATAAVELQRDGARYVVKVKYPRKESVHVNFWEGFDLSVPRLEVRLAVEVPAALAVQLHASSGDIFTQDLRGEQRLRASSGDVSVDGATGPVDVVTSSGDVELMDPRSARVTTSSGDVEISGSPNVLAVSTSSGDVDIDDVSDSIRVETTSGDVSIESAARGATVSTSSGEVRIGSTAGRLSITTVSGEIKTHVTAPLQDATFVTSSGDIRLGLDSRVGCRVEMRTSSGSLDLGVPVRTQTLTRRLVTGVIRDGSAPVRMKSASGSIAVVSGEP
- a CDS encoding polymer-forming cytoskeletal protein; translation: MRPSRRPLAALAGFFFLAAGSWLLPASGLAPESDGAAWAQEVMKFEPVPSESVAAMERRRAERRARDAERRAEELRRALPAPPHPPELPVPPEPPEPPEPPEDFSHAGDVVRIGSDIHIEKGQTVEGDVFALRGDIQVDGHVKGNVAATGGNVILGPTARVDGDVMCIGGKLEEASGARVGGQRVTALRGSGTKITRIRNRLGDHDIDTDRDFNLFPDRDVKHLTFAMSWLLVALGVAWGIGKFAPTRTQVALDTLRQEPGLTLAIGLGTILMLVPSVVALALVVAILCITIIGIPLALGALVAYAGLIVVLAMWGYIVGVMPLGQRAVQRLGRSVTPVQVAVFGVLLVSGLRVVSEFLRFVPFFGWFGKLLWVVAFMIAAVATLMGAGALLRTKFGQGRDARWWPLFRFGRAGSAPEAATVSPPTEPPPPPPIAPAPAA